In Pseudoalteromonas carrageenovora IAM 12662, the following proteins share a genomic window:
- a CDS encoding PepSY-associated TM helix domain-containing protein gives MAFINKRALYSTSRALHIYISTALFFLLILFCVSGIVLNHVDWLKNDKNNGQITAAIPAELVTKANAQLDTLPTLYPEIEAFLAKQYSLTKVKSIEWEKEDALVMIDYPLPAGFAYAELDFTTGELNLDYQTGGFLSLIGDLHKGRYTGEVWSWVIDISAVLMIIFAITGMIILFQNRKKRNLGVLITLLGVATPLVIYLCWVPQIKGVS, from the coding sequence ATGGCGTTTATAAATAAGCGTGCTTTGTATAGCACAAGCCGCGCACTACATATTTACATATCTACCGCTTTGTTTTTTTTACTCATTCTATTTTGCGTTAGCGGCATTGTACTTAACCATGTTGACTGGCTTAAAAACGATAAAAACAACGGCCAAATAACTGCGGCTATTCCAGCAGAATTAGTCACTAAAGCTAATGCGCAACTAGATACCCTGCCAACGCTTTACCCAGAAATAGAAGCCTTTCTTGCCAAACAATACTCTTTAACCAAAGTAAAAAGCATTGAGTGGGAAAAAGAAGACGCACTTGTGATGATTGACTACCCACTGCCAGCGGGTTTTGCCTACGCAGAACTTGATTTTACAACTGGCGAGCTAAACCTAGATTACCAAACCGGAGGCTTTTTAAGCCTTATTGGCGACTTACATAAAGGTCGCTACACCGGTGAAGTATGGAGCTGGGTAATAGATATTTCAGCGGTGTTGATGATTATTTTTGCCATCACCGGAATGATAATTTTATTTCAAAACAGAAAAAAACGTAACCTTGGCGTATTGATAACACTACTCGGCGTAGCCACGCCGTTGGTTATTTATTTATGTTGGGTGCCACAAATTAAAGGAGTGTCTTAA